The proteins below are encoded in one region of bacterium:
- the purH gene encoding bifunctional phosphoribosylaminoimidazolecarboxamide formyltransferase/IMP cyclohydrolase, translating to MVLKLEESVVKIKRAIVSVSDKDGIVPFCRTLSECGIEIISTGGTASVLEKSGIPILVVSDVTKFPEMMNGRVKTLHPMIHGGILGIRDNSEHKSQADKNGIKWIDLVVVNLYPFEKTAQKQDPSVAELIEEIDIGGPTLIRSAAKNFKYVTVVTDPSDYSRVAEYITESGEVPDTVRAELAVKAFRRTAEYDALIDKTLSEKLLNEERAYFRFGRGKTLRYGENSHQKAMFYVDENSEEISVAKSEVIHGKEMSFNNYVDANAALEVVKEFDETAVAVIKHTNPCGLATGKTPREALERAWAGDPVSAFGSVISCNRTVDKDFASFLRGKNEEHISYIVNGDKLVPQKVPSKFVEVIAAPDFNDEALEILTKTKNIRLLKTGPFNTGTADRETFKKITGGLLVMDRDSIVWQDFLQKTNRVFEDDKKQLAKFSYIAVKHTKSNAIVLAREYSPGSFQVFGMGAGQPNRVDALRKLSLTKVRENLQIEYDVLQPSISFEEFYIKSVEEMVLASDAFFPFDDTVRTAGKEGVRYIIQPGGSKRDQDSIDACNELDIAMAFTGIRHFRH from the coding sequence ATGGTTTTAAAATTGGAGGAATCAGTGGTAAAAATAAAAAGGGCTATTGTCAGCGTTTCAGACAAAGACGGAATTGTGCCGTTCTGCAGAACTTTATCTGAATGCGGTATTGAGATTATTTCCACAGGAGGTACTGCATCTGTCCTTGAAAAAAGCGGTATACCGATTCTTGTTGTTAGTGATGTAACAAAGTTTCCGGAAATGATGAACGGAAGAGTAAAGACTCTGCACCCAATGATACACGGCGGAATACTCGGCATAAGGGATAACAGCGAGCACAAGAGCCAGGCGGACAAAAACGGGATAAAATGGATAGACCTCGTTGTAGTGAATCTCTATCCTTTTGAAAAAACAGCGCAAAAACAGGATCCGTCCGTAGCAGAGCTAATAGAAGAGATTGATATCGGAGGCCCTACCTTAATTAGGAGCGCTGCAAAAAATTTTAAATACGTCACAGTTGTTACTGACCCTTCGGATTACAGCAGAGTTGCAGAATATATAACTGAATCCGGTGAAGTACCTGACACAGTAAGAGCAGAACTTGCAGTAAAAGCTTTTAGGAGGACTGCTGAATATGATGCTTTAATTGATAAAACATTATCCGAAAAACTTCTGAATGAAGAGAGAGCGTATTTCCGGTTCGGCAGGGGCAAGACTCTCAGATACGGCGAAAACAGCCACCAGAAAGCCATGTTTTATGTTGATGAGAACTCAGAAGAAATTTCAGTTGCAAAATCCGAAGTTATCCACGGCAAGGAGATGTCCTTTAATAACTATGTTGATGCAAATGCTGCTCTTGAGGTTGTAAAGGAGTTTGACGAGACAGCAGTTGCTGTTATAAAACATACAAATCCATGCGGGCTTGCAACAGGAAAAACTCCAAGGGAAGCTCTGGAAAGGGCATGGGCTGGAGATCCCGTTTCTGCTTTCGGATCTGTAATAAGCTGCAATCGAACAGTGGATAAGGATTTTGCAAGTTTTTTAAGAGGCAAAAACGAAGAACACATAAGTTATATAGTTAACGGTGACAAACTTGTGCCTCAAAAAGTGCCGTCGAAATTCGTCGAAGTAATAGCAGCTCCGGATTTTAATGATGAAGCACTTGAAATCCTTACTAAAACAAAGAATATAAGGCTCCTGAAAACAGGGCCGTTTAACACAGGAACTGCTGACAGAGAAACATTTAAAAAAATAACAGGCGGCCTTCTGGTGATGGATAGAGATAGTATAGTTTGGCAGGATTTCCTCCAGAAAACAAACAGGGTTTTTGAGGATGACAAAAAGCAGCTGGCAAAATTTTCATACATTGCTGTCAAGCACACAAAATCCAACGCAATTGTTCTTGCGAGAGAATACAGCCCGGGATCATTCCAGGTTTTCGGAATGGGTGCAGGCCAGCCGAACAGAGTTGATGCTCTGAGAAAATTATCCCTTACCAAAGTGCGTGAGAATCTTCAAATAGAGTATGATGTTTTACAGCCGTCAATATCTTTTGAAGAGTTCTATATCAAATCTGTCGAAGAAATGGTGCTTGCTTCAGATGCATTCTTCCCGTTTGATGATACGGTTAGAACCGCAGGCAAAGAAGGTGTGAGATACATAATTCAGCCAGGCGGATCCAAAAGAGACCAGGATTCAATAGATGCATGTAATGAGCTTGATATTGCGATGGCATTTACCGGAATCAGGCATTTCAGGCATTAA